The following coding sequences are from one bacterium SCSIO 12741 window:
- a CDS encoding TIGR04283 family arsenosugar biosynthesis glycosyltransferase produces MRISVIIPTFNEEENIRKLIPWLEANSSPENLLEIVVVDGGSRDNTVDIAEEVGAQVHRSTKSGRAVQLALGGKKAKGEILYFLHADTFPPPRFDEIILNAVRKQNPAGCFQIQFDPSSWALRLFEAFVRFPWMICRGGDQSLYVTRELYSRIGGFNPGLKIMEDLEIIRQIRRESPFHILSQRVITSSRKYQNKGTWRLQMLYAWVHFQYWTGVPNERIFENSKKWVQKDEYE; encoded by the coding sequence GTGAGAATAAGCGTAATCATTCCCACATTTAACGAAGAAGAAAACATCCGTAAGCTAATTCCCTGGCTTGAGGCTAATTCATCCCCTGAAAATCTTTTGGAAATTGTAGTGGTGGATGGAGGTAGTAGGGACAATACAGTTGATATAGCCGAAGAGGTAGGGGCTCAAGTTCATCGATCCACCAAATCAGGTCGAGCGGTTCAATTGGCGCTGGGTGGGAAAAAGGCCAAGGGAGAGATTCTCTATTTTCTTCATGCAGATACCTTTCCTCCACCTCGATTTGATGAAATAATACTGAATGCCGTTCGAAAGCAAAACCCCGCTGGATGCTTTCAAATTCAATTTGATCCTTCCTCCTGGGCACTCCGCTTGTTCGAAGCCTTTGTTCGGTTTCCCTGGATGATTTGTCGGGGTGGGGATCAGTCCTTGTATGTTACCCGGGAGTTATATTCCCGTATTGGCGGTTTTAACCCGGGATTAAAAATCATGGAAGACTTAGAAATCATCCGCCAAATTCGCAGAGAATCGCCTTTCCATATACTTTCGCAACGCGTTATTACGTCCAGTCGGAAGTATCAGAATAAAGGCACCTGGCGTCTTCAAATGCTCTATGCCTGGGTTCATTTTCAGTACTGGACCGGTGTACCCAACGAGCGCATATTCGAAAACAGTAAAAAATGGGTTCAAAAAGATGAATATGAATAA
- a CDS encoding purine-nucleoside phosphorylase, with amino-acid sequence MNNWNETADFLKEKGMINPEIGIVLGTGLGKLIDHIDQEVVLEYENIPNFPVSTVEFHKGKLIYGTLRGKKVLAMQGRFHYYEGYTAKEITFPIRVMKVLGVKNLILSNAAGGMNLNYRPGDIMVIDDHINLLPDNPLFGKNNDDLGPRFPDMSRPYHPKMNELIHSIASEKNIPIHEGVYVAVGGPNLETRAEYRFLRTIGADVVGMSTVPEVIVANHMSMPCCALSVVTDMCDPDNLEVAKIENILKYAAEGEERLLQIVPELVEKL; translated from the coding sequence ATGAATAATTGGAATGAAACTGCTGATTTCCTCAAGGAGAAGGGAATGATAAACCCGGAGATTGGAATTGTATTAGGTACCGGCCTCGGAAAATTGATTGATCACATCGATCAGGAAGTGGTATTGGAATACGAAAACATTCCAAATTTTCCAGTGTCTACTGTAGAGTTTCACAAAGGGAAGCTCATTTATGGTACACTAAGAGGAAAAAAGGTGTTGGCCATGCAAGGCCGTTTTCACTACTACGAGGGATACACGGCCAAGGAAATTACTTTCCCCATTCGTGTGATGAAAGTCCTTGGGGTAAAGAACCTAATCCTTTCTAATGCTGCAGGTGGAATGAACCTGAATTACCGACCTGGTGATATCATGGTGATTGATGATCACATTAATCTATTGCCTGATAATCCATTGTTCGGCAAAAACAATGATGATCTCGGCCCTCGATTCCCAGATATGAGTCGCCCGTATCACCCGAAAATGAACGAACTTATTCACTCGATTGCTAGCGAAAAAAACATTCCGATTCACGAAGGAGTATACGTAGCTGTTGGTGGTCCAAACTTGGAAACCCGTGCCGAATACCGTTTTCTTCGAACTATTGGAGCAGATGTGGTGGGTATGTCTACCGTGCCTGAGGTTATCGTAGCCAATCACATGAGCATGCCTTGTTGCGCCTTATCTGTGGTAACGGATATGTGTGATCCGGATAACCTGGAAGTAGCCAAGATTGAAAACATTCTCAAATATGCAGCCGAAGGAGAAGAGCGTCTTCTTCAGATCGTACCCGAGCTGGTGGAAAAGCTGTAA
- a CDS encoding DUF1684 domain-containing protein codes for MKPVKYSLLLVIGLLVLASCSEKQKPKGDLAEHRKETHEHMLSDKSPIPEEERKNFLGLNYYPGNPQFAVRAKFDVLFNGEVITFETNTDRRPRYQKYARMDFLIGDTACTLFAYKALDHEEEGLFVPFTDLTNGNGSYATGRYLDVSIPEGDSLTLDFNKSYNPYCAYNDRYSCPVPPQDNQLVVHLLAGEKKYH; via the coding sequence TTGAAACCTGTTAAGTACTCCCTCTTATTGGTCATAGGCCTACTGGTTTTAGCCAGCTGCTCTGAAAAACAAAAGCCCAAAGGCGATTTGGCGGAACATCGCAAGGAAACTCACGAACACATGCTCTCCGATAAGTCACCCATTCCTGAGGAGGAACGAAAGAACTTTTTGGGTCTGAACTATTATCCTGGCAACCCGCAATTTGCCGTTCGAGCTAAGTTCGATGTCCTGTTTAATGGAGAAGTCATCACCTTTGAAACCAATACCGATCGCCGTCCACGCTACCAGAAATATGCCCGGATGGACTTTCTAATTGGAGATACTGCTTGTACCCTATTTGCTTACAAAGCCCTGGATCATGAAGAAGAAGGCTTGTTTGTTCCTTTTACCGATCTAACCAATGGAAATGGCTCCTACGCCACCGGTCGATATCTGGATGTTTCCATTCCCGAAGGTGATTCCTTAACACTCGACTTTAATAAGAGTTACAATCCGTATTGTGCCTACAACGACCGCTACTCCTGTCCCGTTCCTCCACAGGATAATCAATTGGTGGTTCACCTTTTGGCTGGAGAGAAGAAGTATCATTGA
- a CDS encoding TonB-dependent receptor: MLKRFLVAFIILILGTAVQLSAQKKATVYGIVRDSTGLTIPGVSILVSIDSLAVSSDGNGRFSVKVPTNQEVKVQFSYVGYKTQIVKVNLKPGESKEVSPILRNKSVKLGGVEVVDEISKATTLTRMDPKFRENMTSASGNFEDLLFTLPGVSSTNELSSSYNVRGGNFDENLIYVNDVEIYRPFLVRSGQQEGLSFINSDMVSSILFSAGGFEARYGDKMSSVLDIRYAEPRKFSGSASISLLGASVHLEGSNKDHRFTHIQGFRYRSNQYLLNGLQTQGDYRPRFYDYQGYFTYDLTTEWEIGLLLNYSNNQYRFIPETRETEFGTVNEALQLTVFFDGQEIDEYETGMGAFTATYKPNRKTNLKFIASGFRTLEQETFDIQGAYRLAELEKDPGSENFGEVKFNRGVGGFINHARNYLEANVFNIQHKGVYTHDWMTIRWGGRYQHEQIKDELKEWDYLDSTGYSVPQSPGITGWSYAENDTNLTRPTPISPRDKIEMNELIVARNDISSNRVMGYLQGEKAWDLDSHKLAAVVGVRFNYWDFNNEAVFSPRASIGFQPNWKKRWNFRAAWGYYYQPPFYREMRDLNGHVNSDIKAQQSIHYVLGADYQFKLFKERSPFKLTAEVYYKNYKNLIPYEIDNVRLRYYATNNSNGYATGVDLKLFGEFVKGIDSWFSLSVMKTEEDIVDDFYWEYYNAAGEEIIPGFTYDQVAVDSQRFEPGAIPRPTDQRFQLGFFFQDYVPKIPSLKVNLNFVYASGLPFGPPTYERYKDTLRMPPYRRVDIGFSYQLLKSDRKRKANNPIRYVNNSWLSLEIFNLFGINNTISYLWVRDISDRMYGIPNYLTNRRINLKWTVKF, from the coding sequence ATGCTTAAGCGCTTCTTAGTAGCCTTTATAATTCTCATCCTTGGTACCGCAGTCCAGCTTAGTGCCCAGAAAAAAGCGACTGTATACGGGATTGTTCGCGACTCTACTGGACTGACCATCCCTGGTGTAAGTATTTTGGTGTCCATTGATTCCCTCGCCGTTTCGAGTGATGGCAATGGCCGTTTTAGTGTAAAGGTTCCTACGAATCAAGAGGTTAAGGTTCAATTTTCTTATGTGGGCTACAAAACTCAAATCGTTAAGGTGAATCTGAAGCCCGGCGAATCTAAAGAAGTATCTCCGATTTTGAGAAATAAATCGGTAAAGCTTGGAGGCGTAGAAGTGGTCGATGAAATCAGTAAAGCCACCACCCTTACCCGTATGGATCCCAAGTTTCGGGAAAACATGACTTCGGCGTCAGGCAACTTTGAGGATTTGCTGTTTACCTTACCCGGAGTAAGTTCGACCAATGAATTAAGTTCCTCCTATAATGTGCGAGGCGGAAACTTTGACGAAAACCTCATTTACGTCAATGATGTAGAGATTTATCGCCCTTTTTTGGTTCGATCAGGTCAACAGGAAGGGTTGAGTTTTATCAATTCAGACATGGTGAGCTCCATTCTGTTTTCGGCCGGTGGATTTGAAGCTCGATATGGAGATAAGATGTCTTCCGTATTGGACATCCGGTATGCTGAACCCCGTAAATTCAGTGGATCAGCCTCCATTAGTTTATTGGGAGCCTCGGTTCATTTAGAGGGAAGCAACAAGGACCACCGTTTTACCCACATTCAAGGATTTCGGTATCGTTCCAATCAATACCTGCTTAACGGATTGCAAACCCAGGGAGATTATCGACCTCGCTTTTATGACTACCAGGGCTACTTCACCTACGATCTCACTACAGAATGGGAAATTGGTTTGCTGCTTAACTACTCAAATAACCAATACCGATTTATCCCGGAAACCCGAGAGACTGAATTCGGAACGGTTAACGAAGCCTTGCAGCTTACCGTGTTTTTCGACGGACAAGAGATTGATGAGTACGAAACGGGAATGGGAGCATTCACAGCTACCTACAAACCCAATCGCAAAACCAATTTGAAATTTATCGCTTCAGGTTTCCGCACCTTGGAGCAAGAAACTTTTGATATTCAAGGCGCCTATCGCCTGGCCGAGTTGGAAAAAGATCCTGGAAGCGAGAACTTTGGCGAAGTAAAATTTAACCGTGGGGTTGGAGGTTTTATCAATCACGCAAGAAACTACCTGGAAGCCAACGTATTCAATATTCAGCACAAAGGAGTGTATACCCACGATTGGATGACCATTCGCTGGGGAGGACGTTACCAGCATGAACAGATCAAGGATGAATTGAAGGAATGGGATTACCTGGATTCAACCGGATACTCCGTACCTCAATCACCTGGAATTACCGGTTGGTCTTATGCTGAAAACGACACCAATTTAACCCGTCCTACGCCCATAAGTCCTCGTGACAAGATTGAAATGAATGAGCTTATCGTGGCTCGAAATGACATTAGCTCTAATCGGGTAATGGGTTATTTACAAGGGGAAAAAGCCTGGGATTTAGACTCTCATAAATTGGCTGCCGTGGTCGGTGTTCGCTTCAACTATTGGGACTTCAACAACGAGGCCGTATTCTCTCCTCGAGCATCCATCGGGTTTCAACCGAATTGGAAAAAACGTTGGAATTTCAGAGCGGCTTGGGGTTACTACTATCAGCCTCCCTTCTACCGTGAAATGCGTGACCTGAACGGGCATGTAAATTCCGATATCAAAGCTCAGCAATCTATCCACTATGTGCTTGGGGCCGATTATCAGTTTAAGCTCTTTAAAGAGCGTAGTCCCTTTAAGTTGACTGCTGAAGTGTACTACAAAAACTACAAAAACCTAATTCCCTACGAAATCGACAATGTAAGGCTCCGCTACTATGCTACCAACAATTCCAACGGCTATGCTACCGGTGTAGATCTCAAACTGTTCGGGGAGTTTGTAAAAGGGATTGATTCCTGGTTTAGTCTGAGTGTGATGAAAACCGAGGAAGACATTGTGGACGATTTCTATTGGGAGTATTACAATGCTGCTGGAGAAGAGATCATTCCTGGTTTCACTTACGATCAGGTAGCTGTAGATTCTCAACGATTTGAGCCTGGAGCCATTCCACGCCCCACCGACCAGCGTTTTCAATTGGGTTTCTTCTTCCAGGATTACGTACCCAAAATCCCTTCGCTCAAAGTCAATCTCAACTTCGTTTACGCTTCCGGACTTCCTTTTGGACCTCCTACTTATGAGCGTTACAAAGACACCTTACGCATGCCTCCTTATCGCCGGGTAGACATTGGGTTTTCCTACCAACTGCTTAAGTCTGACCGAAAACGAAAAGCCAATAATCCTATTCGATACGTGAATAACTCCTGGTTGAGTTTAGAGATCTTCAACCTATTCGGAATCAACAACACCATTTCCTACCTTTGGGTCCGCGACATATCCGACAGGATGTACGGAATTCCTAATTACCTCACGAATCGAAGGATTAATCTGAAATGGACGGTCAAATTTTGA
- a CDS encoding metallophosphoesterase family protein encodes MKKIGLLSDTHSYLDEAVFRHFEKCDEIWHAGDIGNLKVLEDLEAFKPTRAVFGNIDDAKVRRACPENQRFFCEGVDVWITHIGGYPGRYAPIIREQMYKHPPKLFICGHSHILKVVRDPRLGLLHMNPGAIGISGFHKVRTMLRFAIDGDRIQDLDVIEFPRKA; translated from the coding sequence GTGAAAAAAATTGGACTACTCTCCGATACGCATTCTTACCTGGATGAAGCGGTTTTCCGCCATTTTGAGAAGTGCGATGAAATATGGCATGCCGGCGATATTGGAAACCTAAAGGTGTTGGAAGATCTCGAAGCCTTTAAACCTACTCGTGCAGTGTTTGGAAACATTGATGACGCCAAGGTGAGAAGAGCCTGTCCGGAGAATCAACGCTTTTTTTGTGAGGGAGTGGATGTTTGGATTACCCATATCGGTGGTTATCCGGGACGGTATGCGCCCATCATTCGGGAACAGATGTACAAGCATCCTCCGAAACTATTTATCTGCGGACACTCCCATATTCTTAAAGTAGTTCGAGATCCTCGTTTGGGATTACTACACATGAATCCGGGAGCTATTGGTATTAGCGGATTTCACAAGGTGCGAACCATGCTACGATTTGCCATTGATGGCGATCGTATTCAGGATTTAGATGTGATTGAGTTTCCTCGGAAAGCTTAG
- a CDS encoding DUF4293 domain-containing protein encodes MIQRVQSLYLLGAVIVSIAYSFMPIALFTVNGNSYLVKPLGIFFQEGGEWTYETPVLALGIVLIFHVLLTLAAIFQFKNRGRQLRLVNLDMILLLIIMGLQFIVSYDLPEKITESSELTTQYEYWVMIPLISLLLVFLARKGIQKDEDLIKSMDRIR; translated from the coding sequence ATGATTCAACGTGTACAGTCCCTTTATTTACTCGGTGCAGTTATCGTAAGCATCGCGTATTCGTTTATGCCCATTGCCCTTTTTACGGTTAACGGAAACAGCTACTTGGTTAAGCCTTTGGGAATCTTCTTTCAAGAAGGTGGAGAATGGACGTACGAGACGCCAGTTTTGGCCTTGGGAATCGTTTTAATTTTTCACGTTTTGCTCACCCTGGCAGCTATTTTTCAATTCAAAAATCGAGGTCGACAGCTCCGCTTGGTCAACCTGGATATGATTTTGCTGCTGATCATTATGGGACTTCAGTTCATCGTTTCCTACGATTTACCTGAAAAAATCACCGAGAGCTCTGAATTGACCACTCAGTATGAGTATTGGGTAATGATTCCTTTGATTTCTTTGCTTTTGGTCTTCCTGGCTCGCAAAGGCATTCAGAAAGATGAGGACCTGATCAAAAGCATGGATCGCATTCGCTAA
- a CDS encoding DUF4105 domain-containing protein, with protein sequence MSSEAEISLLTCGSGGDLYSIFGHTAIRVFDPQNKADVVFNYGTFSFTDDFYYEFTQGKLNYKLSIEPFANFQAGYIYENRWVDEQVLNLTPEEKQKVFDFLLENQKPENRFYLYDFFYDNCSTRPRDVFEQVLGENLDYQFPTDLPDSSFRDLTDLYLKNMRWSDAGIDLGLGLPADRTADERQKMYLPDYLMRGFDNAVVSRGNKMEPLVKKHHRIVEAKPVEEGFVWFRPLLTFIAVLLFTLMIDQIPGTTLPMRIMDFLIFTVVGIAGWLIVFLWFFTDHNTTQNNLNIIWALPFFFPLSFLFLFKRKFAWFKKFLVVVWWVELGLLISWFTLPQDLHNSYVFILVLLLWRIAAYINKYPFRNIIQA encoded by the coding sequence TTGAGTTCGGAAGCGGAAATTAGTCTGCTTACCTGCGGATCAGGTGGTGACTTGTATTCCATTTTCGGTCACACGGCTATTCGGGTGTTCGACCCTCAAAACAAAGCTGATGTGGTTTTTAACTACGGCACCTTCAGTTTTACCGACGACTTTTACTACGAGTTTACCCAAGGCAAGCTCAACTACAAATTATCCATTGAACCTTTTGCCAATTTTCAGGCGGGATACATTTATGAAAATCGCTGGGTAGACGAACAAGTGCTCAACCTAACTCCAGAAGAAAAACAGAAGGTATTCGATTTTCTATTGGAAAACCAAAAACCTGAAAATCGATTCTACCTCTACGACTTCTTTTACGACAACTGCTCCACCCGTCCAAGGGATGTATTTGAGCAAGTATTGGGTGAAAACCTGGACTACCAATTTCCTACCGATCTTCCCGATTCCTCCTTTCGCGACCTCACCGATTTGTACCTCAAAAACATGCGCTGGTCTGATGCCGGCATCGACTTGGGTTTAGGACTACCCGCTGATCGCACGGCTGACGAAAGACAGAAAATGTATCTTCCGGACTACTTAATGCGCGGATTTGATAACGCCGTCGTATCCCGAGGTAACAAGATGGAGCCCCTGGTGAAAAAACACCATCGCATTGTGGAAGCCAAACCCGTGGAGGAAGGATTTGTTTGGTTTCGTCCCCTACTCACCTTTATAGCCGTCTTGCTGTTTACCCTCATGATTGATCAAATACCAGGAACTACACTTCCGATGCGAATCATGGACTTTCTCATTTTTACCGTAGTTGGTATTGCTGGCTGGCTCATTGTATTTCTTTGGTTTTTTACCGATCACAACACCACACAAAACAACTTGAACATTATTTGGGCCCTTCCATTTTTCTTTCCCCTATCCTTTCTGTTTTTGTTCAAACGAAAGTTTGCCTGGTTTAAGAAGTTCCTGGTCGTGGTTTGGTGGGTAGAATTGGGTCTGCTAATTTCCTGGTTCACACTACCTCAGGACCTGCATAACAGCTATGTATTCATCCTGGTATTGTTACTCTGGAGAATCGCCGCCTACATCAATAAATACCCCTTTAGAAATATCATTCAGGCTTGA
- a CDS encoding DUF3857 domain-containing protein, which translates to MKNSILTALFLFVLMAMQAQEDSLKPYYQTLEWNDDGSRCDWCANDSIHQAEYGIDKMVIEYYYSPTYDYNLVEYRTFHKLVRVHTEKAVNSFNQIYMNLNNAVDLVDARARVIKPNGEVVYLKKEDILEAKNFEEYGRFKYFALEGIEIGSDIEYTYTVLKAPYLDGSSYAFQSDLPHHKVEFRLLAPNNLIFAFQSDNGFPEIQQDTTDTTRNVWVAQTEKIPPRFNEPYSSYEPSLQGIQFKIEENSAGGPLIW; encoded by the coding sequence ATGAAAAATAGTATTCTAACTGCCCTTTTCCTTTTCGTCCTAATGGCCATGCAGGCCCAGGAAGACAGCCTTAAACCCTATTACCAAACCCTGGAATGGAACGACGATGGTAGCCGCTGTGACTGGTGCGCCAACGATTCCATCCACCAGGCAGAATATGGCATAGACAAGATGGTGATTGAGTATTACTACTCCCCGACTTACGATTATAATTTGGTGGAATACCGGACCTTCCATAAGTTGGTACGAGTACATACCGAAAAAGCAGTTAATTCCTTTAACCAGATCTACATGAACCTCAACAATGCTGTGGATCTTGTGGATGCCCGGGCCCGGGTAATCAAACCCAATGGCGAGGTGGTCTACCTCAAAAAGGAAGATATTCTCGAGGCTAAGAACTTTGAAGAATATGGCCGGTTCAAATACTTTGCTTTAGAAGGAATTGAAATCGGGTCGGATATTGAATATACCTACACTGTACTCAAAGCTCCTTATCTGGATGGTTCCAGCTATGCCTTTCAGTCGGATTTACCGCACCACAAGGTTGAGTTTCGCTTGCTGGCCCCCAACAACTTGATCTTCGCCTTTCAGAGTGACAACGGATTTCCTGAAATTCAACAAGACACAACCGATACTACCCGAAACGTTTGGGTAGCTCAGACAGAAAAAATCCCGCCTCGGTTTAATGAGCCCTACAGTTCTTACGAACCGAGCTTGCAGGGAATTCAATTCAAAATCGAAGAAAACAGTGCCGGGGGACCTCTCATTTGGTGA
- a CDS encoding transglutaminase domain-containing protein — protein MRLLLLVTAVLTAWTQTPIWAQSTEDWKTLQAQYPADNGVFLDYSIHVTIQYDKENKPFAVIEHVEDRQFFNQNAMQYAEDNVWYSYHNTIEDLDTYTLVPGEKKYEKIKVTEFDTLNNFSASIFYDDVKKIRFYYKGLQPGAKTILRYTETEQDIHFVGMDYLGSYLPILKGKLVIDYPAGMELNYQEYNLDQYDFKFTKRESKKGNTLTWTYQNIPSKKPVGRAVSFSYVMPVVAYQVKSYTVKGETSEVFPSLDHLYAWYYSNIEKSVADDNDTLRLLVDSITAPYTEDLDKAKAIYYWVQDNIRYVAFENGEGGIVPRPSGLVFDRRFGDCKDMSCLTHRMFRYAGLEAHLGWLGTRDIPFKYTETPSPLVDNHMICVFDYGDSTYFLDATAHPIPFGVPPEHIQGKQVLTEYGKDKYIVHTVPELPYDFTGKVDSCELRIEGSSLIGDCECTYTGFRANTVRRNYNNIRADKKEKYIRDILEKGSNKFSLTDYKISGHEDRDQPMVVTYSFKLDDYIQNYEDEYYVNLNLIKRLKSGEIDTTVFIYDFDGDFRFYDREVNRLTLPEGYELNYTPENTQLEAEEYGYEMTYSQNESNQLQLIRTVYVDYTRFPTENFADWNLMVKTLNKAYNKTLVLKKNTAKP, from the coding sequence ATGAGGCTTCTTCTCCTCGTAACGGCGGTATTAACTGCATGGACTCAAACTCCGATCTGGGCTCAATCGACCGAGGATTGGAAGACACTGCAAGCTCAGTATCCAGCTGATAATGGCGTTTTTCTGGATTATTCCATCCACGTAACCATTCAATACGATAAGGAGAATAAGCCCTTTGCTGTAATTGAACATGTGGAAGATCGGCAGTTTTTTAACCAAAATGCCATGCAGTATGCCGAAGACAACGTTTGGTACAGCTACCACAATACCATAGAAGATCTGGACACGTATACCCTGGTTCCCGGTGAGAAGAAGTACGAAAAGATCAAGGTGACAGAATTCGATACCCTGAATAATTTTTCAGCCTCCATTTTTTATGATGATGTAAAGAAAATTCGGTTCTACTACAAAGGATTGCAGCCCGGGGCTAAGACCATTTTGAGATATACCGAAACCGAACAGGATATCCACTTCGTTGGCATGGACTACCTGGGAAGTTACCTTCCTATTTTAAAAGGGAAGCTGGTGATTGACTATCCGGCTGGAATGGAGTTAAACTACCAGGAATACAACCTGGATCAGTACGATTTTAAATTCACCAAGAGGGAAAGTAAAAAGGGAAATACCCTGACGTGGACCTATCAGAACATTCCTTCGAAAAAACCAGTAGGCCGGGCCGTATCATTTTCTTATGTCATGCCGGTGGTAGCCTATCAAGTAAAGTCTTACACCGTAAAAGGCGAAACAAGCGAGGTATTCCCAAGCCTGGATCATCTTTATGCCTGGTACTACTCCAACATCGAAAAATCGGTAGCCGATGACAACGATACGCTTCGTTTGCTGGTAGATTCCATTACTGCTCCATACACCGAGGACCTGGATAAGGCCAAAGCCATCTACTACTGGGTGCAAGACAACATTAGATACGTGGCTTTTGAAAACGGAGAAGGGGGAATTGTTCCTCGCCCATCGGGATTGGTATTTGATCGTCGGTTTGGCGATTGCAAGGACATGTCTTGCCTTACCCATCGGATGTTTCGCTATGCTGGATTGGAAGCTCATTTGGGTTGGTTAGGTACACGGGATATTCCTTTTAAATACACCGAGACTCCTTCTCCACTGGTTGATAACCACATGATCTGCGTTTTCGATTATGGGGACTCTACCTACTTTCTGGATGCTACGGCCCACCCTATTCCCTTTGGCGTACCGCCAGAACACATACAAGGCAAACAGGTGTTAACCGAATATGGCAAGGATAAATACATTGTACACACGGTTCCAGAACTCCCCTATGACTTTACCGGAAAAGTGGATTCCTGTGAATTGAGAATTGAAGGCAGCTCCTTGATCGGTGATTGCGAGTGCACCTATACAGGATTCAGAGCCAATACCGTTCGTCGGAATTACAACAACATTAGAGCGGATAAAAAAGAAAAATACATCCGAGACATTCTGGAAAAAGGGTCCAACAAGTTTAGCCTGACCGACTATAAAATCAGCGGTCATGAAGACCGGGATCAGCCTATGGTGGTTACCTATTCTTTTAAGTTGGATGACTACATTCAGAATTATGAGGATGAGTACTACGTCAACCTTAATCTTATTAAACGGCTAAAATCGGGTGAAATAGACACTACTGTTTTCATCTATGACTTTGATGGAGATTTTAGGTTTTACGATCGAGAGGTTAACCGACTTACCCTACCCGAAGGTTACGAATTGAATTACACGCCTGAAAACACTCAATTGGAAGCCGAAGAATACGGCTATGAAATGACCTATAGCCAGAATGAGTCCAATCAATTGCAGCTCATTAGAACCGTGTATGTGGATTACACCCGATTCCCAACAGAAAACTTTGCTGACTGGAATCTTATGGTAAAAACACTGAACAAGGCCTACAACAAGACCCTGGTATTGAAAAAGAACACTGCTAAACCATGA